In one Heterodontus francisci isolate sHetFra1 chromosome 18, sHetFra1.hap1, whole genome shotgun sequence genomic region, the following are encoded:
- the fgfr1op2 gene encoding FGFR1 oncogene partner 2 homolog produces the protein MSCTIEKVLADAKALVERLKEHDSAAEALIEQTTALNKRVEAMKQYQEDIQELNEVARHRPRSTLVMGIQQENRQIRDLQQENKELRTSLEEHQSALELIMSKYREQMFRLLMASKKDDPMMITKLKEQHSKELQVHVDKINEMATVMRKAIEIDEQRLFKEQERIIQLEFENKGLREVLQINKESFLYLKEDRSENTSLSDLVTNANLSMRKS, from the exons ATGAGTTGTACTATAGAAAAGGTTCTGGCTGATGCGAAAGCACTGGTAGAACGGCTGAAAGAACATGATAGTGCGGCAGAAGCTCTCATTGAGCAGACCACTGCCCTTAATAAGCGGGTGGAGGCCATGAAGCAG TACCAGGAAGACATTCAGGAATTAAATGAAGTGGCCAGGCATCGACCCCGCTCCACCCTTGTGATGGGAATCCAACAGGAGAACAGGCAAATCAGAGACCTACAGCAGGAAAATAAAG AACTACGGACATCACTGGAAGAACACCAATCTGCGTTGGAGCTCATCATGAGCAAGTACAGGGAGCAGATGTTCCGCCTGCTGATGGCCAGCAAAAAAGATGACCCTATGATGATTACAAAATTAAAGGAACAGCATTCCAAG GAACTCCAGGTCCATGTGGATAAAATCAATGAAATGGCCACAGTGATGAGAAAAGCGATTGAGATAGATGAACAACGCCTGTTCAAGGAACAAGAGAGAATTATCCAGTTAGAA TTCGAAAACAAAGGCTTGAGGGAAGTGCTGCAGATAAACAAAGAATCGTTTCTCTACCTGAAAGAAGACAGATCAGAAAATACGTCATTGTCTGACTTAGTGACGAATGCCAATCTCAGCATGCGGAAGAGCTGA